The Collimonas sp. PA-H2 genome contains a region encoding:
- a CDS encoding ShlB/FhaC/HecB family hemolysin secretion/activation protein: MKPIIAAMLLSYPYFCALAADPVTPPGAGSILQQIQPVKPALPASTGTGLTIEREGGAQQPAGAAFNVTSIQLSGNTAFDTATLHALVADAEGKNLTLAQLGEVVSRITDYYHSHGYPLARAIIPAQTVQGGVVKVMVIEARYGQVKLDNRSRVGDALLQQTLSPLQAGQVVTQAGLDRTLLLASDIPGVAVSAILKPGEAVGTSDLQVQADPTAQVAGNVTVDNFGNRYTGRARLSAAVNIFNPLHHGDVLSLGALTSGRDMNYGSIAYETLLNGLGTRMGGSYSALHYILGDALGALDARGTAQVASIWVKHPFMRSRDANLYGQIQYDRKQLNDRIGVSNIKTDRHLDNWSASLNGDWRNGVLAGGIGTWNIGVTAGRVGFDDRAAQLSDSVTAKTQGSYTKWNGNLAQLQNLTQNDSLYFTLAGQWTNSNLDPAEKMVAGGPYTVRAYDIGVLSGDTGVFGSVELRHDLGQFASGRWQVLAFVDSEHVTVNKNPWLPGDNGATLSGAGVGMNWAGPEQWHAKLYVAAPFGSTPQLIGDNKSVRAWAEIGKAF, from the coding sequence ATGAAGCCGATCATCGCAGCCATGCTGCTCAGCTATCCATATTTTTGCGCGTTGGCGGCCGATCCGGTGACCCCGCCCGGCGCCGGCTCGATACTGCAGCAGATCCAGCCGGTCAAGCCGGCGCTTCCCGCTTCAACGGGAACCGGCCTGACCATCGAACGGGAGGGCGGCGCCCAGCAGCCGGCGGGCGCGGCTTTCAACGTCACCAGCATACAGCTGTCCGGCAATACCGCGTTCGATACGGCCACCCTGCATGCGCTGGTGGCCGACGCCGAGGGCAAGAACCTTACTCTGGCCCAGCTCGGCGAAGTAGTCTCGCGCATCACCGACTACTACCATAGTCACGGTTACCCGCTGGCGCGCGCCATCATCCCGGCCCAGACCGTGCAAGGCGGCGTGGTGAAGGTGATGGTGATCGAGGCTCGTTACGGCCAGGTCAAGCTGGACAACCGCAGCCGGGTGGGCGACGCCTTGCTGCAGCAAACCTTGTCTCCTTTGCAGGCCGGGCAGGTGGTGACGCAGGCGGGGCTTGACCGCACGCTGCTGCTGGCCTCGGATATCCCGGGTGTCGCCGTCAGCGCGATCCTGAAGCCGGGCGAAGCAGTCGGCACTTCCGACCTGCAGGTGCAAGCCGACCCGACGGCGCAGGTCGCCGGCAATGTGACTGTGGATAATTTTGGCAACCGCTATACCGGCCGCGCCCGCCTCAGCGCTGCCGTCAATATCTTCAATCCGCTACACCATGGTGATGTCCTCAGCCTTGGCGCCCTGACCAGCGGCAGAGACATGAATTACGGCAGCATTGCCTATGAAACCCTGCTCAACGGCCTGGGCACGCGCATGGGCGGCTCCTATTCGGCGCTGCATTACATCCTCGGCGATGCCCTGGGCGCGCTGGACGCACGCGGCACCGCGCAAGTGGCGAGCATCTGGGTCAAACATCCGTTCATGCGCTCGCGCGACGCCAATCTGTACGGCCAGATCCAGTACGATCGCAAACAACTGAACGACCGCATCGGCGTCAGCAACATCAAGACCGACCGTCATCTGGACAACTGGAGCGCAAGCCTGAACGGCGATTGGCGCAACGGCGTGCTGGCTGGCGGCATCGGCACCTGGAATATAGGCGTCACCGCGGGACGTGTCGGCTTCGACGACCGGGCGGCGCAACTGTCCGATTCCGTCACCGCCAAAACCCAGGGCAGCTACACGAAATGGAACGGCAATCTGGCGCAGCTGCAAAATCTGACCCAGAACGATTCCCTGTATTTCACGCTGGCCGGCCAATGGACCAACAGCAACCTGGATCCCGCCGAAAAGATGGTCGCGGGCGGTCCTTATACGGTGCGCGCCTATGACATCGGCGTTCTGTCCGGCGATACCGGGGTCTTCGGTTCGGTCGAGCTGCGGCACGATCTTGGCCAGTTCGCGAGCGGGCGCTGGCAGGTGCTGGCCTTCGTCGACAGCGAACACGTGACGGTCAACAAGAATCCCTGGCTGCCGGGCGACAATGGCGCGACGCTGAGCGGCGCCGGCGTCGGCATGAATTGGGCCGGACCGGAGCAGTGGCATGCCAAGCTCTATGTTGCGGCGCCGTTCGGGTCGACGCCGCAACTGATCGGCGACAATAAATCAGTGCGCGCCTGGGCCGAGATCGGCAAGGCGTTTTAG
- a CDS encoding sulfotransferase, with protein sequence MIPAFVGVTGLPRAGSTLLCQLLAQHPEIHCEGHSSPLCNTLLGIRRMISEDTFFLSQLDTQFEQSYAHLTSAMQGFLRGWNHDCGKQAVVDKNRAWLHAIELLLHIEPNAKLIVCLRELGQIYGSIEAQHQRTILVDFIDHLADFDRFGRADMLFAKDKAIGAPLISLHAVADLPKHVQERLYFIRFEDLMERPSACMTHLYSWLGLSPFEIDPDHLAVGVQESDSHYHMKYSHKQARQISKPKRHDIPPRIQAQIETACSWFYQLYYPQKM encoded by the coding sequence ATGATCCCAGCATTCGTCGGCGTAACGGGTTTACCGAGGGCGGGTTCCACGCTGCTGTGCCAGCTGCTGGCCCAGCATCCCGAAATTCATTGCGAAGGACATAGCTCTCCCCTGTGCAACACCTTGCTGGGGATCCGCCGCATGATCAGCGAAGATACTTTTTTCCTGTCGCAGCTCGATACTCAGTTCGAACAAAGCTATGCCCACCTGACCTCGGCAATGCAAGGCTTCTTGCGCGGCTGGAATCATGATTGCGGCAAGCAGGCGGTGGTGGACAAGAACCGCGCATGGCTGCACGCGATAGAACTGCTGCTGCATATCGAGCCGAACGCCAAACTGATCGTGTGCCTGCGCGAACTCGGACAAATCTATGGCTCGATCGAAGCGCAGCACCAGCGTACCATCCTGGTCGATTTTATCGATCATCTGGCCGATTTCGACCGCTTCGGGCGGGCCGACATGCTGTTCGCCAAAGACAAGGCCATCGGCGCTCCGCTGATATCCCTGCATGCGGTCGCCGATCTGCCTAAGCATGTGCAGGAACGTCTGTATTTCATCCGTTTCGAAGACTTGATGGAACGGCCTTCGGCCTGCATGACACACCTGTATTCCTGGCTAGGACTGTCGCCGTTCGAAATCGATCCCGATCATCTGGCGGTCGGGGTCCAGGAAAGCGACAGCCACTACCACATGAAATACAGCCACAAGCAGGCCCGCCAGATCAGCAAGCCGAAACGGCATGACATCCCGCCGCGCATACAGGCGCAGATCGAAACTGCCTGCTCCTGGTTTTACCAGCTTTACTATCCGCAGAAGATGTAG
- the cysC gene encoding adenylyl-sulfate kinase — protein sequence MQKNLTAVPHALNASQRAAHYGHRGAVMWLTGLSASGKSSLAMALEHALTTLGYSCYVLDGDNIRNGLNANLGFSPEGRSENIRRVGEVAALFADAGLICITAFISPYRADRARARQSCGEAFHEIHVAADLATCESRDPKGLYKKARSGELREFTGISAPYETPEHPQLVIDSGHESIAASVKQLAAYVERNLPLEAKCTPHA from the coding sequence ATGCAAAAAAATTTGACCGCAGTTCCTCATGCCCTAAATGCATCGCAGCGTGCGGCGCACTACGGCCACCGCGGCGCAGTCATGTGGCTGACCGGATTGTCCGCCTCCGGCAAATCCTCGCTGGCCATGGCCCTGGAGCATGCACTGACGACGCTGGGATATTCCTGCTACGTGCTGGATGGCGACAATATACGCAATGGCCTGAATGCAAATCTCGGCTTCAGTCCGGAGGGTAGAAGCGAGAATATCCGGCGCGTGGGCGAGGTCGCCGCATTGTTTGCAGACGCCGGCCTGATCTGCATCACGGCTTTCATTTCCCCGTACCGGGCCGACCGTGCGCGCGCCCGCCAATCCTGCGGAGAAGCGTTTCACGAAATCCATGTCGCCGCCGACCTGGCGACCTGTGAATCGCGCGACCCCAAGGGTTTGTACAAGAAAGCGCGTTCGGGCGAATTGCGAGAATTTACCGGCATCAGCGCGCCATATGAGACGCCGGAGCATCCGCAACTTGTGATCGATAGTGGCCATGAAAGCATCGCCGCAAGCGTGAAGCAGCTGGCGGCGTATGTGGAGCGCAATCTGCCGCTTGAGGCAAAATGCACTCCCCATGCCTGA
- a CDS encoding SDR family oxidoreductase, translating to MQQVIVITGASSGFGALTARALAHAGHIVYASMRETAGRNAPQVAELKRYAAEHQVDLRALELDVAASASAEAGIASIIADCGRLDVVIHNAGHMSFGPAEAFTPEQFAQLYDINVLSTQRVNRAALPQLRKQGKGLVLWVSSSSARGGTPPFLSPYFAAKAAMDSLAVSYASELARWGIETAIIVPGAFTKGTNHFSHSGAPADRDRAAEYDNGPYARVPELALQGLAALEPADADAGAVAKAIVDVVGMPFGSRPFRTHIDPSQDGCEIVNGVADRVRSEMFRRIGLEDLLRPRVNG from the coding sequence ATGCAGCAAGTCATCGTCATTACCGGCGCCTCCAGCGGCTTCGGCGCCCTCACCGCGCGCGCCCTGGCCCATGCCGGACATATCGTCTACGCCAGCATGCGCGAAACCGCCGGCCGCAATGCGCCGCAAGTGGCAGAGCTGAAACGCTACGCCGCCGAGCACCAGGTCGATCTGCGTGCGCTTGAACTGGATGTCGCCGCCAGCGCTTCGGCCGAGGCCGGCATCGCCAGCATCATCGCCGATTGCGGCCGGCTCGACGTGGTGATCCATAACGCCGGTCATATGTCTTTCGGTCCAGCCGAAGCGTTCACGCCGGAACAGTTCGCCCAACTCTACGATATCAACGTGCTCAGCACGCAGCGCGTCAACCGCGCGGCGCTGCCGCAACTACGCAAGCAGGGCAAGGGACTGGTGTTGTGGGTCTCTTCCAGCAGCGCACGCGGCGGCACCCCGCCCTTTCTGTCGCCGTATTTCGCGGCCAAGGCGGCGATGGATTCTCTGGCGGTTTCCTATGCCAGTGAACTGGCGCGCTGGGGCATAGAAACAGCGATCATCGTGCCCGGCGCCTTCACCAAGGGCACCAATCATTTCTCTCATTCAGGCGCACCGGCCGACCGCGATCGCGCGGCGGAATATGACAACGGTCCTTATGCCAGAGTGCCTGAGCTGGCTTTGCAAGGGCTGGCGGCACTAGAACCCGCCGACGCAGATGCGGGTGCGGTCGCCAAGGCGATCGTCGATGTGGTTGGCATGCCCTTCGGCAGCCGGCCGTTCAGGACCCATATCGACCCTTCGCAGGATGGCTGCGAGATCGTCAACGGCGTCGCCGATCGCGTGCGCAGCGAGATGTTCCGCCGCATCGGACTGGAAGATCTGTTGCGGCCGAGAGTGAACGGCTGA
- a CDS encoding SDR family oxidoreductase — protein sequence MNNADKKVAIVTGSSRGIGAAVAQRLAQDGFAVIVNYSGSAGAAATLVQQLLGQGGQALAVQADVSDPAAVRAMFDAAEQTFGGVDVLVNNAGIMVNASIAETDDAGFDRQIAINLKGSFNTLREAAKRLRNGGRIINFSSSVVGMLRPTYGVYAATKAGVEAMTSVLAKELRGKNITVNAVAPGPTATDLFLNGKPQELVERLAKMAPLERLGQPQDIAGAVSFLAGADGGWINGQVLRANGGVI from the coding sequence ATGAACAACGCGGACAAGAAAGTAGCCATCGTCACAGGATCCTCGCGCGGCATCGGCGCGGCAGTGGCGCAACGCCTGGCGCAAGACGGCTTTGCCGTGATCGTCAATTATTCGGGCAGCGCCGGCGCTGCCGCAACCCTGGTGCAGCAGCTGCTCGGCCAAGGCGGCCAGGCGTTGGCGGTACAGGCCGACGTCAGTGATCCCGCAGCGGTGCGCGCCATGTTCGATGCCGCGGAACAGACCTTTGGCGGCGTCGACGTGCTGGTCAATAATGCCGGCATCATGGTCAACGCAAGCATCGCCGAAACCGACGATGCCGGCTTCGACCGTCAGATCGCCATCAATTTGAAGGGCAGCTTCAATACGCTGCGGGAAGCCGCCAAACGCCTGCGCAACGGCGGCCGCATCATCAACTTCTCGTCGAGCGTGGTCGGCATGCTGCGACCCACCTATGGCGTGTATGCCGCCACCAAGGCCGGCGTGGAAGCGATGACCAGTGTGCTGGCCAAGGAGCTGCGCGGCAAGAACATCACCGTCAACGCCGTCGCGCCGGGGCCGACCGCCACCGATCTTTTCCTCAACGGCAAACCGCAGGAGCTGGTCGAGCGCCTTGCCAAGATGGCGCCGCTGGAGCGCCTTGGGCAGCCGCAGGATATTGCCGGCGCGGTGTCCTTCCTGGCCGGCGCCGACGGCGGCTGGATCAATGGCCAGGTCCTGCGCGCCAACGGCGGCGTCATCTGA
- a CDS encoding LysR family transcriptional regulator, with amino-acid sequence MDKFEAMRIFTRIVELKSFTRAAEDLGYPKATVTNAIKQLEARLRVRLLHRTTRQVSTTLDGDAYYTRCAQLLADLEETENVFSQAAANPSGKLRIDMHGTLGRHFVLPVLDQFCNRYPNIELQIGMGDRLVDLVRESVDCVLRVGELRDSSMVGRRVASLEQVTCASPAYLEKHGEPQAVDELDRHRAVNFFSPQSGKLYPFEFTVDGEAGEYAISGSISVNNADAYVQCCKSGFGLIQLPRYGVAHLLASGELREILPAARPRPSTVSVLYPHHRQLSPKVRVLVDWLVTIFADAR; translated from the coding sequence ATGGACAAATTTGAAGCCATGCGTATTTTTACGCGTATTGTCGAATTGAAAAGTTTCACCCGAGCCGCCGAGGATCTCGGCTATCCGAAAGCGACCGTGACCAACGCCATCAAGCAGCTGGAAGCGCGTCTGCGCGTGCGGCTGCTGCACCGGACCACGCGCCAGGTCAGCACCACCCTGGACGGCGACGCGTATTACACGCGCTGCGCGCAACTGCTGGCGGATCTGGAGGAAACCGAAAATGTGTTTTCGCAAGCCGCCGCCAACCCCTCGGGCAAGCTGAGGATAGATATGCACGGCACGCTGGGGCGCCATTTCGTGCTGCCGGTGCTGGACCAGTTCTGCAACCGTTACCCGAATATCGAACTGCAGATAGGCATGGGCGACCGCCTGGTAGACCTGGTGCGCGAGAGCGTCGATTGCGTGCTGCGAGTGGGTGAATTGCGCGATTCGTCGATGGTGGGCCGGCGGGTCGCCAGCCTGGAGCAGGTCACCTGCGCCAGTCCGGCCTATCTGGAAAAGCATGGCGAACCGCAGGCAGTGGACGAACTTGACCGGCACCGTGCAGTCAATTTCTTTTCGCCGCAAAGCGGGAAGCTTTATCCGTTTGAATTCACAGTGGACGGCGAGGCCGGCGAATATGCGATCAGCGGCAGCATATCGGTCAACAATGCGGATGCCTATGTGCAGTGCTGCAAATCAGGTTTCGGCCTGATCCAGCTGCCGCGCTATGGCGTCGCGCATCTGCTGGCCTCGGGCGAGCTGCGGGAAATCTTGCCAGCGGCCAGACCGCGGCCGTCGACCGTGTCGGTGCTCTATCCACATCACCGGCAGTTGTCGCCCAAGGTAAGGGTGCTGGTCGACTGGCTGGTGACCATCTTCGCCGATGCGCGCTAG
- a CDS encoding class I SAM-dependent methyltransferase: MSSRTLNLDDTLYDYLLSHSLREHPAQTALRAATRSHARGGMQISPEQGQFMALLIRLMGARKTIEIGVFTGYSALAVALALPEDGQILACDISDEYTRIARPYWEQAMVAHKIDLQLAPALETLDSRLAAGAAGQYDFAFIDADKSAYDGYYERCLQLVRRGGLIAIDNVLWDGSVAAPAQDADTAALQALNLKLHADERIDLSMLPVGDGLTLARKR; this comes from the coding sequence ATGTCCAGCCGCACGCTTAATCTTGACGATACGCTCTATGACTATCTGCTAAGCCACTCGCTGCGCGAACATCCGGCGCAGACCGCATTGCGTGCCGCCACCCGTAGCCATGCCCGCGGCGGCATGCAGATATCGCCCGAGCAAGGGCAATTCATGGCGCTGCTGATACGCCTGATGGGCGCGCGCAAGACGATAGAAATAGGGGTCTTTACCGGCTACAGCGCGCTGGCGGTGGCGCTGGCCTTGCCGGAAGACGGCCAGATCCTGGCTTGCGACATCAGCGACGAATATACGCGCATCGCGCGCCCCTACTGGGAGCAAGCGATGGTGGCGCACAAGATCGACTTGCAGCTGGCGCCGGCGCTGGAAACACTCGACTCCAGGCTGGCTGCCGGCGCGGCCGGGCAATACGATTTTGCCTTTATCGACGCCGACAAGAGCGCTTACGATGGTTACTACGAACGCTGCCTGCAGCTGGTGCGGCGCGGCGGCCTGATCGCCATCGACAACGTGCTATGGGACGGCAGCGTGGCCGCTCCCGCGCAAGATGCAGATACCGCTGCCTTGCAGGCGCTTAACCTGAAACTGCATGCCGACGAGCGCATCGACCTGTCCATGCTGCCGGTCGGCGATGGCCTGACGCTGGCGCGCAAGCGCTGA
- a CDS encoding DUF4148 domain-containing protein: MRTIKTIFTVLAFGAAASAFAEAPYPPEQAFVSTLTRAQVEQEVAKAEAQGTLLQSDASYPVIATPAAQGETPMMAQLHEHGKTEAGASIYAGA; encoded by the coding sequence ATGCGTACCATAAAAACGATTTTCACTGTCTTGGCCTTCGGCGCCGCCGCATCAGCTTTCGCAGAAGCACCCTACCCGCCTGAACAGGCGTTCGTGTCGACCCTGACCCGGGCGCAAGTCGAGCAGGAAGTCGCCAAGGCCGAAGCGCAGGGAACGCTGCTGCAAAGCGACGCCAGCTATCCGGTCATTGCCACGCCTGCCGCCCAAGGCGAGACGCCGATGATGGCGCAATTGCACGAGCACGGTAAGACCGAGGCCGGAGCCTCTATTTATGCCGGTGCATGA
- a CDS encoding transposase codes for MILQDEQWRRLELLLSAKRGYSEVRAKKNRQFIEALLWLIGSERAWHELPARFGKWNTVYVHFRRWDASNLWAELMDDSSGDAELRAVIEKICAYGKQRNLRSKYRSGITAAPVAESDSDLHWLRLVDGSKI; via the coding sequence ATGATTCTTCAGGATGAGCAATGGCGAAGACTGGAGCTTCTGCTATCTGCCAAGCGCGGATACTCTGAGGTGCGCGCGAAGAAGAATCGTCAGTTCATAGAAGCCTTGCTATGGCTGATCGGTAGCGAGCGCGCATGGCACGAGCTGCCGGCGCGCTTCGGCAAGTGGAATACGGTGTACGTGCATTTCAGGCGCTGGGACGCCTCGAATCTGTGGGCCGAACTGATGGACGATTCGTCCGGAGACGCCGAGCTGCGCGCGGTGATAGAGAAAATCTGCGCCTATGGCAAACAGCGCAACCTGAGAAGCAAGTACCGTTCTGGCATCACGGCTGCGCCTGTTGCTGAAAGCGATTCGGACCTGCACTGGCTGCGGCTGGTCGACGGCAGCAAGATTTAG
- a CDS encoding TetR/AcrR family transcriptional regulator, translated as MMSQTSKSELTYVSIVNTALALAAAEGIGNLSLGEVAKQLDISKSGVFSRVGSLEALQEAVLEEFDRRFSAEVFWPSMALPRGLPRLSSQVKAWIGRASDPREVAGCLYIAGAFEYDDIDGPLRDRIQRGVVRWRATMRRTIIQAIEVGHLRPDSDPEQLIFEIYSLIVGLTHDIRFMRDNGAVQRVHNAYSRLISTYRSFNYQGA; from the coding sequence ATCATGAGCCAAACCAGCAAAAGCGAACTCACCTACGTCTCCATCGTCAACACCGCCTTGGCGCTTGCCGCGGCGGAGGGCATAGGCAATCTGTCCCTCGGCGAAGTCGCGAAGCAGCTGGACATCAGCAAAAGCGGAGTGTTCTCGCGGGTCGGTTCGCTCGAAGCGCTGCAGGAGGCGGTGCTGGAGGAGTTTGACCGCCGCTTCAGTGCGGAAGTGTTTTGGCCATCCATGGCGCTGCCGCGCGGTTTGCCGCGCCTGAGCTCCCAGGTCAAGGCCTGGATCGGCCGCGCCAGCGATCCGCGCGAGGTGGCCGGCTGCCTGTATATTGCCGGCGCGTTTGAATACGATGACATTGACGGCCCGCTGCGCGACCGCATCCAGCGCGGGGTAGTGCGCTGGCGGGCGACGATGCGGCGCACGATTATCCAGGCTATCGAAGTAGGGCATCTGCGGCCGGACAGCGATCCGGAGCAGCTGATTTTCGAAATCTACAGTTTGATCGTTGGGCTTACCCACGATATCCGCTTCATGCGGGATAACGGCGCGGTGCAGCGGGTGCATAACGCTTACAGCCGCTTGATTTCCACTTACCGGAGCTTTAACTACCAGGGTGCATAG